A portion of the Thermothelomyces thermophilus ATCC 42464 chromosome 5, complete sequence genome contains these proteins:
- a CDS encoding aspartic protease, whose translation MKDAFLLTAAVLLGSAQGAVHKMKLQKIPLSEQLEAVPINTQLEHLGQKYMGLRPRESQADAIFKGMVADVKGNHPIPISNFMNAQYFSEITIGTPPQSFKVVLDTGSSNLWVPSVECGSIACYLHSKYDSSASSTYKKNGTSFEIRYGSGSLSGFVSQDTVSIGDITIQGQDFAEATSEPGLAFAFGRFDGILGLGYDRISVNGIVPPFYKMVEQKLIDEPVFAFYLADTNGQSEVVFGGVDHDKYKGKITTIPLRRKAYWEVDFDAISYGDDTAELENTGIILDTGTSLIALPSQLAEMLNAQIGAKKSYTGQYTIDCNKRDSLKDVTFNLAGYNFTLGPYDYVLEVQGSCISTFMGMDFPAPTGPLAILGDAFLRRYYSIYDLGADTVGLAEAK comes from the exons ATGAAGGATGCTTTTTTGCTGACCGCAGCTGTGCTGCTCGGCTCCGCCCAGGGAGCAGTTCACAAAATGAAGCTGCAGAAGATCCCTCTCTCTGAGCAGCTT GAGGCGGTTCCCATCAACACCCAGCTCGAGCATCTCGGCCAAAAATACATGGGGTTGCGCCCACGTGAATCTCAAGCCGATGCCATCTTTAAGGGCATGGTTGCCGACGTCAAGGGCAACCATCCTATTCCCATCTCCAACTTCATGAACGCACAGT ACTTCTCCGAGATCACGATTGGAACACCCCCTCAGTCATTCAAGGTGGTCCTCGATACCGGTAGCTCCAACCTGTGGGTTCCATCAGTCGAGTGCGGCTCGATTGCTTGTTACCTGCACTCGAAGTATGACTCATCTGCCTCGTCCACCTACAAGAAGAACGGAACCTcgttcgagatccgctacggGTCAGGCAGCCTGAGCGGGTTTGTCTCTCAGGACACAGTGTCCATCGGCGATATCACTATCCAGGGCCAGGACTTTGCCGAGGCGACCAGCGAGCCCGGTCTTGCCTTTGCCTTTGGCCGTTTCGACGGTATCCTTGGCCTTGGCTACGACCGGATCTCAGTCAACGGCATCGTCCCGCCTTTTTACAAGATGGTCGAGCAGAAGCTCATCGATGAGCCCGTCTTCGCCTTCTACCTGGCCGATACCAATGGCCAGTCTGAGGTTGTCTTTGGCGGTGTTGACCACGACAAGTACAAGGGCAAGATCACCACCATTCCGTTGAGGCGCAAGGCCTACTGGGAGGTTGACTTCGATGCCATTTCTTACGGCGACGACACTGCCGAGCTTGAGAACACTGGCATCATCCTGGACACCGGTACTTCTCTGATCGCTCTGCCCAGCCAGCTCGCCGAGATGCTCAACGCTCAGATCGGCGCTAAGAAGAGCTACACTGGCCAGTACACCATCGACTGCAACAAGCGCGACTCCCTCAAGGATGTCACGTTCAACCTGGCTGGCTACAATTTCACGCTCGGCCCCTACGACTACGTTCTCGAGGTCCAGGGCAGCTGCATTTCTACCTTTATGGGCATGGATTTCCCGGCTCCTACTGGGCCACTTGCGATCCTGGGCGATGCCTTCCTCCGGAGGTATTACTCCATTTATGACCTTGGCGCCGACACCGTCGGTCTGGCTGAGGCCAAGTGA